A single genomic interval of Vicugna pacos chromosome 34, VicPac4, whole genome shotgun sequence harbors:
- the TM7SF3 gene encoding transmembrane 7 superfamily member 3 isoform X1, translated as MGLLRLLVLAVLASEPRAAGGAETVGNSSEGLLEFSVGKFRYFTLKRPSPEEAILRHISSNVTFLIFQIHSQYQNTTISFSETLLPNASGTGTDKGLVFILRPEQSMCTWHLATLDAKPVQNVAIPLSYSERDPIPGGCNLEFDLDIDPNIYLEYNFFETTIKFAPANLGYARGADPPPCDIQTGQGSRWRLQYDVYQYFLPENDLTEEALLTHLQRMAEVPQVKASAVKVVTLTANDKTSVSFSSLRGQGVIYNVIVRDPFLNTSAAYVPAHTYTCSFVTTEGNCSSLGRVSSKVFFTLFALLGLFICFFGHRFWKTELFFMGFIFVGFFFYILITRLTLLTYDVLLALTAVAGSVGGVFLAAVWWRFGVLAPCLLCVGLVLGFLVSSVTFFTPLGNLKLFRDDAIFWVTFSCIAVVIPLVFTGCLRILNILSCGLVGSYSVVLAIHSYLYTSLSYITLNVLKRALHVDFRGAFLNVPFQTNDFIILAVWGMLAVSGITFQIRRERGRPFFPPHPYKLWKRERERRVTNILDPSHHIPPLRERLRGRLAQIKELFRKEQPAGERTPLLL; from the exons ATGGGGCTCCTTCGGCTGCTAGTCCTGGCGGTGCTGGCGTCGGAGCCACGGGCGGCCGGCGGAGCCGAGACCGTGGGCAACTCGAGCGAGG GTCTTCTTGAATTTTCTGTGGGAAAATTTAGATATTTCACACTCAAAAGGCCCTCTCCAGAGGAAGCTATCTTGCGTCATATTTCCAGCAATGTGACTTTTCTCATTTTCCAGATACACTCACAGTATCAGAATAcaacaatttctttttctgag ACTCTCCTTCCCAATGCCTCGGGAACAGGCACTGACAAAGGACTGGTTTTCATTCTTAGACCAGAGCAGAGTATGTGCACTTGGCACTTGGCGACTTTAGATGCTAAGCCTGTCCAGAATGTGGCCATCCCACTCTCCTACTCAGAAAGAG ATCCTATCCCCGGAGGCTGTAATTTGGAGTTTGATTTAGATATCGATCCCAACATTTATTTGGAGTATAATTTCTTTGAAACAACTATCAAATTCGCCCCAGCAAACCTAGGCTATGCGAG AGGCGCGGACCCTCCGCCGTGTGACATCCAGACGGGCCAGGGCTCCAGGTGGAGGCTGCAGTACGACGTCTACCAGTATTTTCTGCCCGAGAACGACCTCACCGAGGAGGCGCTGCTCACGCACCTGCAGAGGATGGCCGAGGTGCCGCAGGTGAAGGCCAGTGCTGTCAAG GTGGTTACCCTAACAGCAAATGATAAGACAAgtgtttctttctcctccctccggGGACAAGGTGTCATTTACAATGTCATCGTTCGGGATCCGTTTCTAAATACGTCTGCTGCCTACGTTCCTGCTCACACGTACACTTGCAGTTTTGTGACAACAGAGGGTAATTGTTCTTCCCTGG gaAGAGTGTCTTCCAAAGTGTTCTTCACTCTTTTTGCCCTGCTCGGtctcttcatttgtttctttggacACAGATTCTGGAAAACAG AACTATTCTTCATGGGCTTTATCTTCGTGGGGTTCTTCTTTTACATACTGATTACAAGACTGACCCTTCTGACGTACGATG TCCTGCTGGCGCTGACCGCCGTCGCTGGAAGCGTTGGTGGGGTCTTCTTGGCCGCCGTGTGGTGGCGATTCGGGGTCCTCGCGCCCTGCCTGCTGTGTGTCGGACTCGTGCTGGGCTTCCTCGTCTCGTCAGTGACCTTCTTCACTCCGCTGG gaaacCTAAAGCTTTTCCGTGATGACGCAATATTCTGGGTGACCTTCTCTTGTATAGCTGTTGTCATTCCATTGGTTTTCACAGGCTGCCTAAGAATA CTGAACATCCTGAGTTGTGGACTTGTTGGCTCCTATTCGGTGGTCCTGGCCATTCACAGTTACTTGTACACAAGCCTTTCTTACATCACTTTGAACGTGCTCAAGAGAGCGCTCCACGTGGATTTCCGCGGGGCTTTCCTAAACGTGCCTTTTCAAACGAATG ACTTCATTATCCTGGCAGTGTGGGGGATGCTGGCTGTGAGTGGCATCACGTTTCAGATTCGCAGAGAAAGAGGGCGGCCgttcttccctccccacccctacaaGCTGTGGAAGCGAGAGCGAGAGCGCAGAGTGACCAACATCCTGGACCCCAGCCACCACATCCCTCCGCTGAGAGAGAGGCTCCGTGGCCGGTTGGCCCAGATCAAAGAGCTCTTCCGGAAGGAACAGCCCGCCGGAGAGAGGACGCCCCTGCTTCTGTAG
- the TM7SF3 gene encoding transmembrane 7 superfamily member 3 isoform X2: protein MNFTYIRFGHNTQAEQLVRLLEFSVGKFRYFTLKRPSPEEAILRHISSNVTFLIFQIHSQYQNTTISFSETLLPNASGTGTDKGLVFILRPEQSMCTWHLATLDAKPVQNVAIPLSYSERDPIPGGCNLEFDLDIDPNIYLEYNFFETTIKFAPANLGYARGADPPPCDIQTGQGSRWRLQYDVYQYFLPENDLTEEALLTHLQRMAEVPQVKASAVKVVTLTANDKTSVSFSSLRGQGVIYNVIVRDPFLNTSAAYVPAHTYTCSFVTTEGNCSSLGRVSSKVFFTLFALLGLFICFFGHRFWKTELFFMGFIFVGFFFYILITRLTLLTYDVLLALTAVAGSVGGVFLAAVWWRFGVLAPCLLCVGLVLGFLVSSVTFFTPLGNLKLFRDDAIFWVTFSCIAVVIPLVFTGCLRILNILSCGLVGSYSVVLAIHSYLYTSLSYITLNVLKRALHVDFRGAFLNVPFQTNDFIILAVWGMLAVSGITFQIRRERGRPFFPPHPYKLWKRERERRVTNILDPSHHIPPLRERLRGRLAQIKELFRKEQPAGERTPLLL, encoded by the exons ATGAATTTTACTTACATCAGGTTTGGTCACAATACCCAGGCAGAGCAACTAGTCC GTCTTCTTGAATTTTCTGTGGGAAAATTTAGATATTTCACACTCAAAAGGCCCTCTCCAGAGGAAGCTATCTTGCGTCATATTTCCAGCAATGTGACTTTTCTCATTTTCCAGATACACTCACAGTATCAGAATAcaacaatttctttttctgag ACTCTCCTTCCCAATGCCTCGGGAACAGGCACTGACAAAGGACTGGTTTTCATTCTTAGACCAGAGCAGAGTATGTGCACTTGGCACTTGGCGACTTTAGATGCTAAGCCTGTCCAGAATGTGGCCATCCCACTCTCCTACTCAGAAAGAG ATCCTATCCCCGGAGGCTGTAATTTGGAGTTTGATTTAGATATCGATCCCAACATTTATTTGGAGTATAATTTCTTTGAAACAACTATCAAATTCGCCCCAGCAAACCTAGGCTATGCGAG AGGCGCGGACCCTCCGCCGTGTGACATCCAGACGGGCCAGGGCTCCAGGTGGAGGCTGCAGTACGACGTCTACCAGTATTTTCTGCCCGAGAACGACCTCACCGAGGAGGCGCTGCTCACGCACCTGCAGAGGATGGCCGAGGTGCCGCAGGTGAAGGCCAGTGCTGTCAAG GTGGTTACCCTAACAGCAAATGATAAGACAAgtgtttctttctcctccctccggGGACAAGGTGTCATTTACAATGTCATCGTTCGGGATCCGTTTCTAAATACGTCTGCTGCCTACGTTCCTGCTCACACGTACACTTGCAGTTTTGTGACAACAGAGGGTAATTGTTCTTCCCTGG gaAGAGTGTCTTCCAAAGTGTTCTTCACTCTTTTTGCCCTGCTCGGtctcttcatttgtttctttggacACAGATTCTGGAAAACAG AACTATTCTTCATGGGCTTTATCTTCGTGGGGTTCTTCTTTTACATACTGATTACAAGACTGACCCTTCTGACGTACGATG TCCTGCTGGCGCTGACCGCCGTCGCTGGAAGCGTTGGTGGGGTCTTCTTGGCCGCCGTGTGGTGGCGATTCGGGGTCCTCGCGCCCTGCCTGCTGTGTGTCGGACTCGTGCTGGGCTTCCTCGTCTCGTCAGTGACCTTCTTCACTCCGCTGG gaaacCTAAAGCTTTTCCGTGATGACGCAATATTCTGGGTGACCTTCTCTTGTATAGCTGTTGTCATTCCATTGGTTTTCACAGGCTGCCTAAGAATA CTGAACATCCTGAGTTGTGGACTTGTTGGCTCCTATTCGGTGGTCCTGGCCATTCACAGTTACTTGTACACAAGCCTTTCTTACATCACTTTGAACGTGCTCAAGAGAGCGCTCCACGTGGATTTCCGCGGGGCTTTCCTAAACGTGCCTTTTCAAACGAATG ACTTCATTATCCTGGCAGTGTGGGGGATGCTGGCTGTGAGTGGCATCACGTTTCAGATTCGCAGAGAAAGAGGGCGGCCgttcttccctccccacccctacaaGCTGTGGAAGCGAGAGCGAGAGCGCAGAGTGACCAACATCCTGGACCCCAGCCACCACATCCCTCCGCTGAGAGAGAGGCTCCGTGGCCGGTTGGCCCAGATCAAAGAGCTCTTCCGGAAGGAACAGCCCGCCGGAGAGAGGACGCCCCTGCTTCTGTAG